CCACCGACATTCCTGTAGTTATAGAAGTCATGGGCGGAATTGAACCGGCCCGCACCATAATCCTGAGTGCGCTTCGTGCAGGCAAACATGTGATTACGGCAAACAAAGAGCTGTTGGCCAAACATGGCCCCGAACTGCTGCGGGCGGCTGAGGAATCGGGTGTCCAGCTGTTGTTTGAAGCCAGTGTAGCCGGCGGAATTCCGGTGATCCGGTTCCTGCAGGGGTATCTGACTGCCAATCGCGTTCATGAAGTCTCAGGAATTCTTAACGGGACCACCAATTACATCCTGACTCAAATGGAACAAACCGGACAGTCTTTTGCAGAGGTGTTGGCAAAGGCGCAAGAACTTGGCTATGCGGAGGCGGATCCCACAAGCGACGTGGAGGGATTTGACGCGGCCTACAAACTGGCCATTCTGACCAATTTGGCTTATGATGTCCAAGTGTCCCCGTATGAGATTCCAAGGGAGGGAATTACTTCCATTCAGCCGCTGGATTTGAAGTGGGCAAGGGAGTTCGGGTATGTGATCAAATTGATCGGACGTTCCCGCAGGACAGAAGCGGGCATTGATGTGTCGGTGGGGCCGGTCCTGCTTCCCATGTCTCATCCCCTGGCGCGGGTGAATGATGTTTTCAATGCGGTTACCATTTCGGGAGACGTGGTGGGAGACCTGACGTTTATCGGCAAAGGGGCGGGTGAATACCCGACGGCCAGTGCCGTTCTGGAGGATTTGACCGCATTGCTCCGCCAGCCGGGCCAAGTCCTCCGGTCCCCTAACTGGGAAACTCCTGTTTATCCGGATGTGAATCAGGAAGCGGTCCGGCCATTTTTTGTCCGGTTTAAGGCGATTGTTGATACGTTTGCCCATGCGGAACATCAGTTCCGTCTCTTTATAACCCGGTCGGGAGGCAGGATTGTCCGTGAAACCGGAATGGCTTCCGCTAAGGAAGCAGTGGGCGGTTATGTGGTGACAGGCCTGGAAAAGAGCGTACTGCAAGCTTTTTTAACCGGGGGAATGCTGGAGAAACTCTTGCACGAACCGCCTTTGTTGATTCCTTGTGCGGAGGATGAAACAATCGACTGCCAAGATGCCGCATTTGCAGCAGAGCCCGGATTATATGCGAAAAGTGTCGAATTCATGTCTCAAAGTGTCTGATATCGCAAAAAATATCATTGTAACATTCTTGACACATTCGCGGATTAGTGGGAGAATTTCACATAGAATGAACGGCTGTTCAGAATAAAATGTGGTGGAAACAGCAAACCACATTTTTATTCTTTCCTGGGCAATCAGAGGAGAGAATTGGATCTGACGAAAGCGGTTACTCTTCTTTTTCGACCTGGGGGGACAGTCTTTTGAACAAATGAAGGGGGCAACACAAAAAGAGAAGTCTTTGTGCCCGAATGTGAAAGAACACTCATGCACAAAGACGAAAGCCGAAAAGGCGACATTGGAAGGGAGGACCAGACTCAGTGAATCAACAGCAAAAGGATTTTTGGTTTCGACGTCTACACTCTTTGACAGGAGTTGCGCCTGTCGGTCTTTTCTTGGTTTTTCACCTGTTCACGAATGCCAAGTCAACAAGAGGGGCGGAACATTTTAACCAGGCGGTAGAAGGGATTGCAGGCCTGCCGTTTTTGCCGGTAATCGAGGTTTTATT
This portion of the Effusibacillus lacus genome encodes:
- a CDS encoding homoserine dehydrogenase is translated as MSVPVNGENRRVRAGLLGLGTVGSGFIKALAQNGESIRQRTGCEIEIPYILVRNPSKERNVKVKPEQITTDPGVILSSTDIPVVIEVMGGIEPARTIILSALRAGKHVITANKELLAKHGPELLRAAEESGVQLLFEASVAGGIPVIRFLQGYLTANRVHEVSGILNGTTNYILTQMEQTGQSFAEVLAKAQELGYAEADPTSDVEGFDAAYKLAILTNLAYDVQVSPYEIPREGITSIQPLDLKWAREFGYVIKLIGRSRRTEAGIDVSVGPVLLPMSHPLARVNDVFNAVTISGDVVGDLTFIGKGAGEYPTASAVLEDLTALLRQPGQVLRSPNWETPVYPDVNQEAVRPFFVRFKAIVDTFAHAEHQFRLFITRSGGRIVRETGMASAKEAVGGYVVTGLEKSVLQAFLTGGMLEKLLHEPPLLIPCAEDETIDCQDAAFAAEPGLYAKSVEFMSQSV